In Bacteroidota bacterium, a single window of DNA contains:
- a CDS encoding electron transfer flavoprotein subunit alpha/FixB family protein, translating to FIVAVNKDEEAPVFEVADYGIIGDVHKVLPDLVNAVKKFKSE from the coding sequence ATTTATTGTTGCTGTAAACAAAGACGAAGAAGCTCCAGTATTTGAAGTTGCCGATTACGGAATTATCGGAGACGTTCACAAAGTATTACCCGACCTTGTAAATGCAGTAAAAAAATTCAAAAGCGAATAA